Proteins encoded within one genomic window of Felis catus isolate Fca126 chromosome C1, F.catus_Fca126_mat1.0, whole genome shotgun sequence:
- the LOC101094031 gene encoding ATP synthase membrane subunit K, mitochondrial-like yields MAGPETDTQFHLTGIRKYFNSYTLTGRMNCVLATYGGIALMVSYFKSRSKKTPAVKAT; encoded by the coding sequence ATGGCAGGTCCAGAAACTGATACCCAATTCCATCTCACTGgtatcagaaaatatttcaacTCTTACACTCTCACAGGTAGAATGAATTGTGTACTGGCCACATATGGAGGCATCGCTTTGATGGTCTCATACTTCAAGTCAAGGTCTAAAAAAACACCAGCTG